A part of Rhinatrema bivittatum chromosome 16, aRhiBiv1.1, whole genome shotgun sequence genomic DNA contains:
- the LOC115078033 gene encoding uncharacterized protein LOC115078033 isoform X2 — translation MQTLQRKVPSLRVIGGSVGDGRGPSQKQQLGPVPAQLQLPTLEPSPQETERSDRGAGDAVPTGILSENRHKVPSNSPESVEFPSNDPAVKEIESEPPLASPRLLRIPNRGEIILDSEDEGGSVCCSRSKLSLRNYHRTRFNTFIPTFQEHFRRIGCKTSSSWRAGAREPGESFERLLHH, via the exons ATGCAGACTCTACAGAGGAAGGTCCCATCCCTCAGGGTAATCGGCGGCAGCGTAGGGGACGGAAGGGGCCCGTCTCAGAAGCAGCAGCTCGGTCCAGTCCCGGCGCAACTTCAGTTGCCAACACTAGAACCCTCCCCGCAGGAGACCGAGAGGAGCGACCGAGGAGCTGGAGATGCAGTGCCTACGGGGATCCTCTCAGAGAACAG GCACAAAGTTCCTTCCAATTCCCCGGAGTCCGTTGAATTTCCATCGAATGATCCAGCGGTCAAGGAAATCGAGTCAG AGCCTCCGCTGGCTTCCCCTCGCTTGCTGCGAATCCCAAACCGCGGTGAAATAATCCTGGATTCCGAAGACGAAGGTGGCAGCGTCTGCTGCTCCCGTAGTAAG CTGTCCCTGAGAAACTATCACAGGACAAGGTTTAACACCTTCATCCCCACGTTCCAAGAACATTTCAGACGCATCGGTTGCAAAACGTCTTCCTCGTGGAGAGCTGGAGCGCGAGAGCCAG GTGAATCCTTTGAGAGGCTTCTCCACCACTGA
- the LOC115078033 gene encoding uncharacterized protein LOC115078033 isoform X1 — protein MQTLQRKVPSLRVIGGSVGDGRGPSQKQQLGPVPAQLQLPTLEPSPQETERSDRGAGDAVPTGILSENRHKVPSNSPESVEFPSNDPAVKEIESEPPLASPRLLRIPNRGEIILDSEDEGGSVCCSRSKLSLRNYHRTRFNTFIPTFQEHFRRIGCKTSSSWRAGAREPGGRLRAFTFWDLMCRVRGALPRNIYRKAVCRHETGIPRCLTLVPALSPGDCLPVLRLFTNWLNS, from the exons ATGCAGACTCTACAGAGGAAGGTCCCATCCCTCAGGGTAATCGGCGGCAGCGTAGGGGACGGAAGGGGCCCGTCTCAGAAGCAGCAGCTCGGTCCAGTCCCGGCGCAACTTCAGTTGCCAACACTAGAACCCTCCCCGCAGGAGACCGAGAGGAGCGACCGAGGAGCTGGAGATGCAGTGCCTACGGGGATCCTCTCAGAGAACAG GCACAAAGTTCCTTCCAATTCCCCGGAGTCCGTTGAATTTCCATCGAATGATCCAGCGGTCAAGGAAATCGAGTCAG AGCCTCCGCTGGCTTCCCCTCGCTTGCTGCGAATCCCAAACCGCGGTGAAATAATCCTGGATTCCGAAGACGAAGGTGGCAGCGTCTGCTGCTCCCGTAGTAAG CTGTCCCTGAGAAACTATCACAGGACAAGGTTTAACACCTTCATCCCCACGTTCCAAGAACATTTCAGACGCATCGGTTGCAAAACGTCTTCCTCGTGGAGAGCTGGAGCGCGAGAGCCAGGTGGGAGATTACGCGCTTTTACATTCTGGGATTTAATGTGCAGAGTCCGTGGAGCCCTGCCGCGTAATATTTACAGAAAGGCAGTGTGCAGGCACGAAACAGGAATCCCACGCTGTCTGACTCTCGTGCCAGCGCTGTCCCCGGGCGATTGCCTGCCCGTCCTCAGATTGTTCACTAATTGGCTGAATTCTTAA
- the GMPR2 gene encoding GMP reductase 2 yields MPHIENDIKLDFKDVLLRPKRSTLKSRSEVELTRSYIFRNSKQSYTGIPIIAANMDTVGTFEMAQVLCKFSLFTAIHKHYTVEHWKAFAVENPDCLPHIAASSGTGQTDFEQLEKILEAVPEVRYICLDVANGYSEHFVQYVKDVRARFPAHTIMAGNVVTGEMVEELILSGADIIKVGIGPGSVCTTRKKTGVGYPQLSAVIECADAAHGLNGHIISDGGCCCPGDVAKAFGAGADFVMLGGMFSGHTESGGETIEKNGKKYKLFYGMSSETAMKRHAGGVAEYRASEGKTVEVPFKGDVEHTIRDILGGIRSTCTYVGAAKLKELSRRTTFIRVTQQVNPIFSHSAAED; encoded by the exons ATGCCGCACATCGAAAATGACATAAAGCTCGATTTCAAGGATGTGCTGCTAAGGCCAAAGCGGAGCACGTTGAAGTCACGCAGCGAG GTGGAGCTAACAAGATCTTACATTTTCCGCAATTCCAAACAGTCTTACACTGGGATCCCTATCATCGCGGCCAACATGGACACCGTGGGCACCTTCGAGATGGCACAGGTTCTCTGTAAG TTTTCACTCTTTACTGCCATCCATAAGCATTACACGGTGGAGCACTGGAAAGCATTCGCAGTGGAGAACCCCGATTGTCTGCCG CATATTGCCGCTAGCTCCGGCACGGGGCAGACGGACTTTGAACAGCTAGAGAAGATCCTGGAGGCAGTGCCTGAGGTCCGCTACATCTGCCTGGATGTGGCCAACGGATACTCGGAACATTTTGTCCAGTATGTAAAGGATGTGCGTGCCCGCTTTCCTGCCCACACAATCATG GCAGGGAATGTGGTGACAGGGGAGATGGTGGAGGAGCTTATTCTCTCAGGAGCAGATATCATTAAAGTGGGAATCGGCCCAG GGTCCGTCTGCACAACCCGGAAGAAGACGGGGGTTGGTTACCCACAGCTGAGCGCAGTGATCGAGTGCGCCGATGCTGCGCATGGGTTGAATGGACACATTATTTCG gatggaggctgctgctgcccaggGGACGTTGCCAAGGCCTTTG GTGCTGGGGCAGACTTTGTGATGCTCGGGGGAATGTTTTCCGGACACACGGAATCGGGCGGTGAAACAATCGAGAAGAATGGGAAGAAGTACAAGCTCTTCTACGGGATGAGCTCCGAGACCGCCATGAAGCGCCATGCTGGGGGTGTGGCAGAGTACCG GGCTTCAGAGGGAAAGACGGTAGAAGTTCCCTTCAAAGGCGACGTGGAGCATACCATCAGGGACATCCTGGGGGGAATCCGTTCCACCTGCACCTACGTGGGAGCTGCCAAACTGAAGGAGCTGAGCCGTCGCACGACTTTTATTCGGGTGACCCAGCAGGTGAACCCCATCTTCAGCCACAGTGCAGCCGAGGACTAG
- the NEDD8 gene encoding NEDD8 isoform X2, translated as MLIKVKTLTGKEIEIDIEPTDKVERIKERVEEKEGIPPQQQRLIYSGKQMNDEKTALDYKIQGGSVLHLVLALRGGLPR; from the exons ATGTTAATTAAAGTGAAG ACCCTGACTGGAAAGGAGATTGAGATTGATATAGAGCCCACAGATAAG GTGGAGAGAATAAAGGAGCgtgtggaggagaaggaaggaatccCCCCGCAGCAGCAGAGGCTCATTTACAGTGGAAAACAGAT GAATGATGAGAAGACGGCACTGGATTACAAGATCCAGGGAGGATCGGTGCTGCATTTGGTGCTGGCACTGAGGGGGGGCCTCCCGCGATGA
- the NEDD8 gene encoding NEDD8 isoform X1 produces the protein MNGADYKTQKVPAMKTLTGKEIEIDIEPTDKVERIKERVEEKEGIPPQQQRLIYSGKQMNDEKTALDYKIQGGSVLHLVLALRGGLPR, from the exons atgaaCGGTGCGGATTACAAAACCCAGAAGGTACCTGCCATGAAA ACCCTGACTGGAAAGGAGATTGAGATTGATATAGAGCCCACAGATAAG GTGGAGAGAATAAAGGAGCgtgtggaggagaaggaaggaatccCCCCGCAGCAGCAGAGGCTCATTTACAGTGGAAAACAGAT GAATGATGAGAAGACGGCACTGGATTACAAGATCCAGGGAGGATCGGTGCTGCATTTGGTGCTGGCACTGAGGGGGGGCCTCCCGCGATGA
- the LOC115078035 gene encoding magnesium-dependent phosphatase 1-like, translating into MSRKPELVVFDLDYTLWPFWVDTHVDPPFRKTSDGMVVDQTGRRIRLYEDVPEVLEELRKQGILMAAASRTGEVKGANQLLKLFNLDRYFSHKEIYPGCKVNHFQRIQQRSRIPYQKMVFFDDERRNIADVGRLGVTCILVQDGMSLKALKEALEMFSQQ; encoded by the exons ATGTCCAGGAAACCAGAGCTGGTGGTATTTGatttgg acTATACCCTCTGGCCATTTTGGGTGGACACTCACGTGGACCCGCCCTTCAGAAAGACCAG tgatgGGATGGTTGTAGACCAGACCGGTCGCAGAATTAGGCTCTATGAAGATGTTCCTGAGGTTTTGGAAGAACTTCGCAAACAAGGGATCCTCATGGCTGCCGCCTCCCG AACAGGTGAGGTCAAAGGAGCCAACCAGCTCCTGAAGCTCTTTAATCTGGATCGCTACTTCTCCCACAAAGAGATTTACCCCGGCTGCAAGGTTAACCATTTTCAGAG GATTCAGCAGAGGAGCAGGATTCCCTACCAGAAGATGGTGTTTTTTGATGATGAGAGGCGGAATATTGCAGACGTTGGTCGATTAG GTGTGACCTGTATCCTTGTCCAGGACGGGATGAGTCTAAAGGCACTGAAGGAGGCACTCGAGATGTTTTCTCAGCAGTAA